A region of Vigna radiata var. radiata cultivar VC1973A chromosome 6, Vradiata_ver6, whole genome shotgun sequence DNA encodes the following proteins:
- the LOC106763081 gene encoding uncharacterized protein LOC106763081 — MASKLLLITVFVFDLIAFGLAVAAEQRRSTAKIVQDNDVNYNYCVYKSDIATGYGVGAFLFLLVSQVLIMVASRCFCCGKPLSPGGSRACAIILFIICWVFFIIAEICLLAGSVENAYHTKYRHNIFANKELSCETVRKGVFAAGAAFVFFTAIVSEFYYVNYSSARERFQPYGGGETGVGMGTYK; from the exons ATGGCTTCCAAACTCTTACTCATTACCGTCTTCGTTTTTGACTTGATTGCTTTTGGATTGGCCGTGGCTGCTGAGCAGAGAAGAAGCACA GCTAAGATTGTGCAGGACAACGATGTGAACTATAACTACTGTGTCTATAAGTCTGATATAGCTACTGGCTATGGGGTCGGAGCATTTTTGTTCCTCTTGGTTAGTCAAGTCCTGATAATGGTGGCAAGCCGATGCTTCTGTTGTGGGAAGCCTCTAAGCCCAGGAGGCTCAAGGGCTTGTGCAATTATCCTTTTCATAATCTGCTG GGTGTTTTTCATAATAGCTGAGATCTGCTTGTTAGCTGGATCAGTGGAAAATGCTTACCACACCAAGTACAGGCATAACATCTTTGCGAACAAAGAGCTATCTTGCGAAACAGTTCGGAAGGGAGTGTTTGCTGCTGGTGctgcttttgttttcttcactGCCATTGTTTCTGAATTCTACTATGTCAACTACTCAAGTGCCAGGGAAAGATTCCAACCTTATGGTGGCGGTGAGACTGGTGTTGGTATGGGAACCTACAAATGA